A window of the Halobacterium hubeiense genome harbors these coding sequences:
- the cysK gene encoding cysteine synthase A, with protein sequence MQAQTTLEDGDVASSVGELIGETPLLQLDAFAQNLLGKVESANPYSVKDRIAREMLDDAEAAGDLEPGGTVVASTSGNTGIGLASVAAARDYDCVLTMPASMSEERRALLSALGADLELTPADEGMGGANERAAELADEHENAILARQFENPANARAHRRTTGAEIYEKTDGAVDAVVAGVGTGGTITGVGRYLTEDADADVTMVGVEPAASPTLSERSSASHDIQGIGPGFLPDVLDTDVVDEVRGVGNEEAKEAARRVAREEGLLVGISAGAAVAAAAEYAREHPEEVTVAVLPDGGERYLSTDLYEA encoded by the coding sequence ATGCAGGCACAGACGACACTCGAAGACGGCGACGTGGCATCGTCGGTCGGCGAACTAATCGGCGAGACGCCGCTGCTGCAACTGGACGCGTTCGCACAGAACCTCCTCGGGAAGGTCGAGTCCGCGAACCCGTACTCGGTGAAAGACCGCATCGCCCGCGAGATGCTCGACGACGCCGAGGCCGCCGGCGACCTCGAACCCGGCGGGACCGTGGTGGCCTCGACCAGCGGGAACACGGGCATCGGGCTGGCGTCGGTCGCGGCCGCGCGGGACTACGACTGCGTGTTGACGATGCCGGCGTCGATGTCCGAGGAGCGGCGCGCGCTCCTGTCCGCGCTCGGCGCGGACCTCGAACTCACGCCCGCCGACGAGGGGATGGGCGGCGCGAACGAGCGCGCCGCGGAACTCGCTGACGAGCACGAGAACGCGATACTCGCGCGGCAGTTCGAGAACCCCGCGAACGCCCGCGCGCACCGCCGGACGACCGGCGCGGAAATCTACGAGAAGACCGACGGCGCGGTCGATGCAGTGGTCGCGGGCGTCGGCACCGGCGGCACCATCACGGGCGTCGGCCGCTACCTCACCGAGGACGCGGACGCGGACGTGACGATGGTCGGCGTCGAACCGGCGGCGTCGCCGACGCTCTCCGAGCGCAGCAGCGCCAGCCACGACATTCAGGGCATCGGGCCGGGCTTCCTCCCGGACGTGCTGGACACGGACGTCGTGGACGAAGTACGGGGCGTCGGGAACGAGGAAGCGAAGGAAGCGGCCAGGCGCGTCGCCCGCGAGGAAGGCCTGCTCGTGGGCATCTCCGCGGGCGCGGCGGTCGCGGCGGCCGCCGAGTACGCCCGCGAGCACCCCGAGGAGGTGACCGTCGCCGTGCTCCCGGACGGCGGCGAGCGCTACCTCTCGACGGACCTCTACGAGGCCTGA
- a CDS encoding bactofilin family protein: MPRTPRRALAFALVVALAVSTFAGVAAADDRAGGTIVVEEGQTVTDGLQATGGTVVVRGTVQGDLEAFAGSVDVTETGTVTGDLGGAAGSIRVAGTVEGGVDAAAGSIHVTETGVVGGNVTAGAGSFTHAGTVNGSVRVGAGTVTLASTASVGGDFVYDGEFTRADGATVGGEVRHDPDLGSMQVSVLPDVAGWLVTLYFLAVTLFVGALLLVALPGVSATVADATATAPLRTLGAGFLTLVGAPLAFVLLLFTIVGIPVAVVGMLLYALVLVLSYVWGAYAVGSRLLGLADRESRWLALVAGVLAVHVVSYAPFLGALIEFVVLLFGLGGLTVAGYRHVRRRRRDDDSAA; this comes from the coding sequence ATGCCCCGCACCCCCCGCCGCGCGCTCGCGTTCGCCCTCGTCGTGGCCCTCGCCGTCTCGACGTTCGCCGGGGTTGCCGCCGCCGACGACCGGGCCGGCGGCACCATCGTCGTCGAGGAAGGCCAGACCGTCACCGACGGCCTGCAAGCGACCGGCGGCACGGTCGTCGTCCGCGGCACCGTGCAGGGGGACCTCGAAGCGTTCGCCGGCAGCGTCGACGTCACCGAGACCGGCACCGTCACCGGTGACCTCGGCGGCGCCGCCGGGTCGATTCGCGTCGCCGGCACCGTTGAGGGCGGCGTCGACGCCGCCGCCGGGAGCATCCACGTCACCGAGACCGGCGTGGTCGGCGGGAACGTGACCGCGGGCGCGGGCTCGTTCACGCACGCCGGCACGGTCAACGGGTCGGTGCGGGTCGGCGCCGGCACCGTCACGCTGGCCTCGACCGCGTCGGTCGGCGGCGACTTCGTCTACGACGGCGAGTTCACGCGGGCCGACGGCGCCACCGTCGGCGGCGAGGTCCGCCACGACCCCGACCTCGGCTCGATGCAGGTCTCCGTCCTCCCTGATGTCGCGGGCTGGCTCGTGACGCTGTACTTCCTCGCGGTCACGCTGTTCGTCGGCGCGCTCCTGCTGGTCGCGCTCCCCGGCGTCTCCGCGACCGTCGCCGACGCCACCGCGACCGCGCCGCTGCGCACGCTCGGCGCGGGCTTCCTCACGCTCGTCGGCGCGCCGCTGGCGTTCGTCCTGCTGTTGTTCACCATTGTCGGCATCCCGGTCGCCGTCGTCGGAATGCTCCTCTACGCGCTCGTACTCGTGCTCTCGTACGTCTGGGGCGCGTACGCCGTCGGGTCGCGGCTACTCGGGCTCGCCGACCGCGAGAGCCGCTGGCTCGCGCTCGTCGCCGGTGTGCTCGCGGTCCACGTTGTCAGCTACGCGCCGTTCCTCGGCGCCCTCATCGAGTTCGTCGTCCTCCTGTTTGGGCTCGGCGGCCTCACCGTCGCCGGCTACCGGCACGTCCGCCGTCGGCGCCGGGACGACGACTCGGCCGCCTGA
- a CDS encoding replication factor C small subunit, with the protein MADAAGGRQEIWVEKYRPQRLEDVVGHPSITERLQSYVDRDDLPHLLFAGPAGTGKTTASIAIAKEIYGDDWQDNFLELNASDERGIDVVRDRIKDFARTSFGGYDHRIIFLDEADALTDDAQSALRRTMEQFSENTRFILSCNYSSKIIDPIQSRCAVFRFSPIDDDAVAAHLRDLAAREDLEYTEDGIDALVYAADGDMRRAINALQAASATGDVVDEETVFAITATARPEEIEDMVTEAIDGDFTAARSTLDDLISNRGLAGGDIIDQVHRSVWEFDVKEAAAVRLLDRLGEADYRIAEGANERVQLEALLASVALNADE; encoded by the coding sequence ATGGCAGACGCCGCCGGCGGTCGGCAGGAAATCTGGGTGGAGAAGTACCGACCACAGCGCCTCGAAGACGTCGTCGGGCACCCCTCTATCACCGAGCGCCTCCAGAGCTACGTCGACCGCGACGACCTCCCGCACCTCCTGTTCGCGGGGCCCGCGGGCACCGGGAAGACCACCGCCAGCATCGCCATCGCCAAGGAGATCTACGGCGACGACTGGCAGGACAACTTCCTCGAACTGAACGCCAGCGACGAGCGCGGCATCGACGTGGTCCGGGACCGCATCAAGGACTTCGCGCGCACGTCGTTCGGGGGCTACGACCACCGCATCATCTTCCTCGACGAGGCGGACGCGCTCACCGACGACGCCCAGTCGGCGCTGCGCCGCACGATGGAGCAGTTCTCAGAGAACACCCGCTTCATCCTCTCCTGTAACTACTCCTCGAAAATCATCGACCCGATTCAGTCGCGGTGTGCGGTGTTCCGGTTCTCGCCCATCGACGACGACGCAGTCGCCGCGCACCTCCGCGACCTCGCGGCCCGCGAGGACCTCGAATACACGGAGGACGGCATCGACGCGCTCGTGTACGCCGCGGACGGCGACATGCGCCGCGCCATCAACGCCCTGCAGGCGGCGTCCGCGACGGGCGACGTGGTGGACGAGGAGACGGTGTTCGCCATCACGGCGACCGCGCGCCCCGAGGAAATCGAGGACATGGTGACGGAGGCCATCGACGGCGACTTCACGGCCGCGCGCTCGACGCTCGACGACCTCATCTCGAACCGGGGGCTCGCCGGCGGCGACATCATCGATCAAGTGCATCGCTCCGTCTGGGAGTTCGATGTTAAGGAGGCGGCCGCGGTCCGGCTGCTGGACCGCCTCGGCGAGGCCGACTACCGCATCGCGGAGGGCGCCAACGAGCGCGTCCAGCTCGAAGCGCTGCTGGCGTCGGTCGCGCTGAACGCCGACGAGTAA
- a CDS encoding phosphoglucomutase/phosphomannomutase family protein, whose translation MDAISFGTDGWRATLDVFTSGRVRSVAQATADYLASEGHTGETVAVGYDARETSAGFAEDAADVLAANGFDVLLPERDCPTPLVAHAIVERDLAGALVITASHNPPEYNGVKFIPEDGAPALPAVTEAIEANLREPVEGARQGEVREADLVTPHAEHCRDLIDADLSGLTVVYDAMHGSGRGVTDALLEAAGAEVIRERCERDPEFGGTPPEPDEANLQGLALAVDEHDADFGVANDGDADRVAVVTPERGVLDGNRFYALAYDYLLEADTGPAVRTVSTTFLVDRLADAHDCGVVETPVGFKWVADAMGEHDALFGGEESGGYTMRGHVREKDGVLMALLAAAAASERDLDDRLDAIADEFGDIHQDKVSVDCPDDRKSAVLDELEDRLPDEVAGVPVERVNDTDGFKILLEDGSWLLVRPSGTEPKMRVYAEGDSPERVEALLSAGRDLVEPLV comes from the coding sequence ATGGACGCCATCTCCTTCGGGACGGACGGCTGGCGGGCGACGCTGGACGTGTTCACGAGCGGGCGCGTCCGCTCGGTCGCACAGGCTACCGCGGACTACCTCGCCAGCGAGGGCCACACGGGCGAGACGGTCGCGGTCGGCTACGACGCGCGCGAGACGTCGGCGGGGTTCGCGGAGGACGCCGCGGACGTACTCGCGGCGAACGGCTTCGACGTGTTGCTCCCCGAGCGCGACTGCCCGACGCCGCTGGTCGCGCACGCCATCGTAGAGCGCGACCTCGCGGGCGCGCTGGTCATCACGGCCTCCCACAACCCACCGGAGTACAACGGCGTGAAGTTCATCCCCGAGGACGGCGCGCCCGCGCTCCCAGCGGTCACGGAGGCCATCGAGGCGAACCTCCGCGAGCCCGTCGAGGGCGCGCGGCAGGGCGAGGTCCGCGAGGCCGACCTCGTGACGCCGCACGCCGAGCACTGCCGCGACCTGATAGACGCGGACCTCTCCGGACTGACTGTGGTGTACGACGCGATGCACGGGAGCGGCCGCGGCGTCACCGACGCCCTGCTGGAGGCCGCCGGCGCGGAGGTGATTCGGGAGCGCTGCGAGCGCGACCCCGAGTTCGGCGGCACGCCCCCGGAACCGGACGAGGCGAACCTGCAGGGACTCGCGCTCGCCGTCGACGAGCACGACGCTGACTTCGGCGTCGCCAACGACGGGGACGCCGACCGCGTCGCCGTCGTCACGCCCGAGCGCGGCGTCCTCGACGGGAACCGGTTCTACGCGCTCGCGTACGACTACCTCCTCGAAGCCGACACCGGGCCGGCGGTCCGCACGGTCTCGACGACGTTCCTCGTGGACCGCCTCGCCGACGCCCACGACTGCGGGGTCGTGGAGACGCCGGTCGGCTTCAAGTGGGTCGCCGACGCGATGGGCGAGCACGACGCGCTGTTCGGCGGCGAGGAGTCCGGCGGGTACACGATGCGCGGGCACGTCCGCGAGAAGGACGGCGTGCTGATGGCGCTGCTGGCGGCCGCCGCGGCCAGCGAGCGCGACCTCGACGACCGCCTCGATGCCATCGCCGACGAGTTCGGCGACATCCACCAAGACAAGGTGAGCGTGGACTGTCCGGACGACCGCAAGAGTGCGGTCCTCGACGAACTCGAAGACCGCCTACCCGACGAGGTGGCGGGCGTCCCCGTCGAGCGCGTCAACGACACGGACGGCTTCAAAATCCTCCTCGAAGACGGCTCGTGGCTGCTCGTCCGGCCCTCCGGCACGGAGCCGAAGATGAGGGTGTACGCGGAGGGCGACAGCCCCGAGCGCGTCGAAGCACTGCTGTCGGCGGGCCGCGACCTCGTCGAACCGCTAGTCTAG
- a CDS encoding GNAT family N-acetyltransferase has protein sequence MPTTGPRGVVVRRASARDHLGVMRVLDGANLELSGDTAQRRIDAGTVVVADDDNRIVGALVANQRKTGAHVEAIAVRRRRRADGIGTALVEHAADEWTPLTADFDPDVKPFYESLGFDCEKRGERYRGVLD, from the coding sequence GTGCCGACGACGGGACCGCGCGGCGTGGTGGTGCGGCGGGCGTCGGCCCGCGACCACCTCGGCGTGATGCGCGTGCTCGACGGCGCGAACCTCGAACTCTCCGGTGACACCGCGCAGCGCCGCATCGACGCCGGCACGGTCGTCGTGGCGGACGACGACAACCGCATCGTCGGCGCGCTCGTAGCTAACCAGCGCAAAACAGGCGCCCACGTCGAAGCAATCGCCGTGCGCCGGCGGCGGCGCGCGGACGGCATCGGTACCGCGCTCGTCGAGCACGCCGCCGACGAGTGGACGCCGCTGACGGCGGACTTCGACCCGGACGTGAAGCCGTTCTACGAGTCGCTTGGCTTCGACTGCGAGAAGCGAGGCGAGCGCTACCGAGGAGTTCTAGACTAG
- a CDS encoding NADPH-dependent FMN reductase, whose translation MEFTPLVVGVTGSQRATSYTRQAIEHALDAAERAGADTDHIDLGTADLPLYDPDRDLADAGDAEALLERVCAADAVVVGSPNYHSSYSSTFRNFHDYCGFDEYTDTPVGLVVVAGGGTIASPLDHLRVTMRGVHADVVAEQVGVRNASRYFEGGALTDDDLAQRLDDLASAVVDAAYRWELADREPRN comes from the coding sequence ATGGAGTTCACACCGCTGGTCGTCGGCGTCACCGGCAGCCAACGCGCCACCAGCTACACGCGGCAGGCAATCGAGCACGCCCTCGACGCCGCCGAGCGCGCGGGCGCCGACACCGACCACATCGACCTCGGGACCGCCGACCTGCCGCTGTACGACCCCGACCGCGACCTCGCCGACGCGGGGGACGCCGAAGCGCTGCTCGAACGCGTGTGCGCCGCGGACGCCGTCGTCGTCGGGTCGCCGAACTACCACAGCAGCTACTCCTCGACGTTCCGGAACTTCCACGACTACTGCGGGTTCGACGAGTACACGGACACGCCCGTCGGCCTCGTCGTCGTCGCGGGCGGCGGAACCATCGCGTCGCCGCTGGACCACCTGCGCGTCACGATGCGGGGCGTCCACGCCGACGTGGTCGCCGAGCAGGTCGGCGTACGGAACGCCTCGCGGTACTTCGAGGGCGGCGCCCTCACCGACGACGACCTCGCACAGCGACTCGACGACCTCGCGAGCGCCGTCGTGGACGCCGCGTACCGCTGGGAGCTCGCCGACCGGGAGCCGCGGAACTGA
- the samp2 gene encoding ubiquitin-like small modifier protein SAMP2: MRVTVEVVGEDTHEFDVTDETYADLLEAVELSPHEVSVMVDGTPVPEDQPVDAEHVRVLRLIRGG, translated from the coding sequence ATGCGCGTGACCGTCGAGGTGGTCGGCGAGGACACCCACGAGTTCGACGTGACCGACGAGACGTACGCCGACCTCCTCGAAGCAGTCGAGCTGAGCCCGCACGAGGTCTCGGTGATGGTCGACGGGACGCCGGTCCCCGAGGATCAGCCCGTCGACGCCGAGCACGTACGCGTGCTGCGGCTCATCCGGGGTGGGTAG
- the alaS gene encoding alanine--tRNA ligase — translation MSDLESEYRLDYFEEEDFQRRECTECGAHFWTRDPDRETCGEPPCEDYQFIDDPGFDDEYTLEEMRERFLSFFEAHDHERIDPYPVAANRWRDDVLLTQASIYDFQPLVTSGQTPPPANPLTVSQPCIRMQDIDNVGKTGRHTMAFEMMAHHAFNTREDADEEYAYEGEVYWKNETVQYCDEFFVDMGVDPQDVTYIEDPWVGGGNAGPAFEVIYKGAELATLVFMSMEQDPDGDYEMKDGNRYSPMDTYVVDTGYGLERWTWVSQGTPTVYEAIYPETIEFLKAQAGIEHTEEEEQLVHRAAKLAGHLDIDEAEDIEAARDNIADQLGVETQRLLDLLRPLEDIYAIADHSRTLAYMFGDGIVPSNVGTGYLARMVLRRTKRLVDNVGADVPLDELVDMQAERLDYENRDTIRSIVRSEVEKYAETLERGGRKVRQLAEEYAERGEPIPTSELIELYDSHGIQPDMVEDIAGEVGATVDAPDDFYSLVAERHDSAEALETDDSEDERLDDLPETEPLYYDDPYRSEFEAVVLDVFEREEDGEEVYDVVLDQTMFYPEGGGQPADHGTLSTDDQSVEVVDVQKRGDVVLHRTTDDPGKGEFVRGQIDMERRERLMAHHTATHVVVHAARRVLGDHVRQAGAQKGTDSSRIDIRHYERIDRETAKRIERVANEVVRENTSVQREWPHRHEAEEKYGFDLYQGGIPAGENIRLIHVGEDVQACGGTHVNRTGEIGAIKLLNTERVQDGVERLTFAAGEAAVEHVQDLEDDLLATAETFDVAPSEVPETAERFFTEWKERGKTIEDLKEQVAEARASGGGDGEEVEVGDVTAVVQRLDGDMDELQATANALVDEGKIAVVGSGADGAQFVVAVPDGAPVNAGEVVGELASMVGGGGGGPPDFAQGGGPDAEKLDEALEAAPEVLREVASA, via the coding sequence ATGAGCGACCTCGAGTCGGAGTACCGCCTCGACTACTTCGAGGAGGAGGACTTCCAGCGACGGGAGTGCACGGAGTGTGGGGCGCACTTCTGGACGCGCGACCCGGACCGCGAAACGTGCGGCGAACCCCCCTGCGAGGACTACCAGTTCATCGACGACCCCGGGTTCGACGACGAGTACACCTTAGAGGAGATGCGCGAGCGGTTCCTCTCGTTCTTCGAGGCCCACGACCACGAGCGCATCGACCCGTACCCGGTCGCGGCGAACCGGTGGCGTGATGACGTGCTGTTGACGCAGGCCTCCATCTACGACTTCCAGCCGCTGGTGACCTCCGGCCAGACGCCGCCGCCCGCCAACCCTCTCACGGTGAGCCAGCCCTGCATCCGGATGCAGGACATCGACAACGTCGGGAAGACGGGCCGGCACACGATGGCGTTCGAGATGATGGCCCACCACGCGTTCAACACGCGCGAGGACGCCGACGAGGAGTACGCCTACGAGGGCGAAGTGTACTGGAAGAACGAGACGGTCCAGTACTGCGACGAGTTCTTCGTGGACATGGGCGTGGACCCACAGGACGTCACGTACATCGAGGACCCGTGGGTCGGCGGCGGCAACGCCGGGCCCGCCTTCGAGGTCATCTACAAGGGCGCGGAGCTGGCGACGCTGGTCTTCATGTCGATGGAGCAGGACCCCGACGGGGACTACGAGATGAAGGACGGCAACCGTTACAGTCCGATGGACACGTACGTCGTGGACACCGGCTACGGGCTGGAGCGCTGGACGTGGGTGAGCCAGGGAACCCCGACCGTCTACGAGGCCATCTACCCGGAGACCATCGAGTTCCTGAAAGCGCAGGCGGGCATCGAGCACACCGAGGAGGAGGAGCAGCTCGTCCACCGCGCGGCGAAGCTCGCGGGCCACCTCGACATCGACGAGGCCGAGGATATCGAGGCGGCGCGGGACAACATCGCCGACCAGCTCGGCGTCGAGACCCAGCGCCTGCTGGACCTCCTGCGCCCGCTGGAGGACATCTACGCCATCGCGGACCACTCCCGGACGCTGGCGTACATGTTCGGTGACGGCATCGTGCCGTCGAACGTCGGCACCGGCTACCTCGCGCGCATGGTCCTCCGGCGCACGAAGCGCCTCGTGGACAACGTCGGCGCGGACGTGCCGCTGGACGAGCTCGTGGACATGCAGGCCGAGCGCCTCGACTACGAGAACCGCGACACCATCCGCTCCATCGTCCGCTCGGAGGTCGAGAAGTACGCCGAGACGCTGGAGCGCGGCGGCCGGAAGGTCCGCCAGCTCGCCGAGGAGTACGCCGAGCGCGGCGAACCTATCCCGACCAGCGAGCTCATCGAGCTGTACGACTCCCACGGCATCCAGCCGGACATGGTCGAGGACATCGCCGGCGAGGTCGGCGCGACCGTGGACGCGCCCGACGACTTCTACTCGCTGGTCGCCGAGCGCCACGACTCCGCGGAGGCGCTGGAAACCGACGACAGCGAGGACGAGCGCCTCGACGACCTCCCGGAGACGGAGCCGCTGTACTACGACGACCCCTACCGCTCGGAGTTCGAGGCGGTCGTGCTCGACGTCTTCGAGCGCGAGGAAGACGGCGAGGAGGTGTACGACGTGGTGCTCGACCAGACAATGTTCTACCCGGAGGGCGGCGGCCAGCCCGCCGACCACGGGACGCTCTCGACGGACGACCAGTCCGTCGAAGTGGTGGACGTCCAGAAGCGCGGCGACGTGGTGCTGCACCGCACCACCGACGACCCCGGGAAGGGCGAGTTCGTGCGCGGGCAGATAGACATGGAGCGCCGCGAGCGCCTGATGGCCCACCACACGGCGACCCACGTGGTCGTCCACGCCGCCCGCCGGGTGCTCGGCGATCACGTCCGGCAGGCCGGCGCGCAGAAGGGTACCGACAGCTCCCGTATCGACATCCGGCACTACGAGCGCATCGACCGCGAGACGGCGAAACGCATCGAGCGCGTCGCCAACGAAGTCGTCCGCGAGAACACGAGCGTCCAGCGCGAGTGGCCCCACCGCCACGAGGCCGAGGAGAAGTACGGGTTCGACCTCTACCAGGGCGGGATTCCCGCCGGGGAGAACATCCGCCTGATTCACGTCGGCGAGGACGTGCAGGCCTGCGGCGGGACGCACGTCAACCGCACGGGCGAAATCGGCGCCATCAAGCTGCTGAACACCGAGCGCGTGCAGGACGGCGTCGAGCGGCTGACGTTCGCCGCGGGCGAGGCCGCCGTCGAGCACGTCCAGGATCTCGAAGACGACCTGCTGGCGACCGCGGAGACGTTCGACGTGGCGCCCTCGGAGGTGCCGGAGACCGCCGAGCGGTTCTTCACGGAGTGGAAGGAGCGCGGGAAGACCATCGAGGACCTCAAAGAGCAGGTCGCCGAGGCCCGCGCCTCCGGCGGCGGCGACGGCGAAGAAGTGGAAGTCGGTGACGTCACGGCGGTCGTGCAGCGCCTCGACGGCGACATGGACGAGCTACAGGCGACCGCGAACGCGCTCGTGGACGAGGGCAAGATAGCGGTCGTCGGCTCCGGGGCCGACGGCGCGCAGTTCGTCGTCGCGGTGCCGGACGGCGCGCCGGTGAACGCCGGCGAAGTCGTCGGCGAGCTCGCGAGCATGGTCGGCGGCGGCGGCGGCGGTCCGCCGGACTTCGCGCAGGGCGGCGGCCCCGACGCCGAGAAGCTCGACGAGGCGCTGGAGGCCGCGCCCGAGGTTCTGCGGGAAGTCGCGAGCGCGTAG
- a CDS encoding DUF1931 family protein: MADLIVKAAVKEELDDKNVASDFYEALDEEVSELLEDAAARAESNGRKTVQPRDL; this comes from the coding sequence ATGGCAGACCTCATCGTCAAGGCCGCTGTGAAGGAAGAACTCGACGACAAGAACGTTGCCTCCGACTTCTACGAGGCGCTCGACGAAGAAGTCTCCGAGCTCCTCGAAGACGCCGCGGCTCGCGCCGAGTCCAACGGTCGCAAGACCGTCCAGCCGCGCGACCTGTAA
- a CDS encoding GIY-YIG nuclease family protein, whose product MHYVYVVECSDGTYYTGYTTDVERRVAEHDAGDGAKYTRGRTPVTLQYVESFETKSAAMSREYELKQRSRSQKERLVAGQDDPWP is encoded by the coding sequence GTGCACTACGTCTACGTGGTGGAGTGCAGCGATGGCACCTACTACACGGGCTACACGACCGACGTCGAGCGCCGCGTCGCCGAGCACGACGCCGGCGACGGCGCGAAGTACACGCGCGGTCGCACCCCCGTCACGCTCCAGTACGTCGAGTCCTTCGAGACGAAGTCCGCGGCGATGAGCCGCGAGTACGAGCTAAAACAGCGCTCGCGCTCGCAGAAGGAGCGGCTCGTCGCCGGGCAGGACGACCCGTGGCCGTAG
- a CDS encoding DUF7563 family protein: MPRCDHCDAHVSENFARVFADEDGRLHACPNCAANVGIAEVSKDRARRA; encoded by the coding sequence ATGCCCCGCTGTGACCACTGCGACGCCCACGTCTCCGAGAACTTCGCGCGCGTGTTCGCCGACGAGGACGGTCGCCTCCACGCGTGCCCGAACTGTGCGGCGAACGTCGGCATCGCCGAAGTGTCGAAAGACCGCGCCCGCCGGGCCTGA
- a CDS encoding outer membrane protein assembly factor BamB family protein has translation MDGIYALREPAVAGGRLFVLTADDIVAYDDAGDEDWRAASDRTQLTGMAFGGGTLYVGGEPVFALDAETGAVQFELTEDVFHLTYGAPIVVDDVLYAGICIKDEAGAMYDNSVRAFV, from the coding sequence GTGGATGGCATCTACGCGCTCCGCGAGCCCGCGGTCGCGGGCGGCCGGCTGTTCGTCCTCACTGCCGACGACATCGTGGCCTACGACGACGCCGGCGACGAGGACTGGCGCGCGGCCAGCGACCGCACTCAGTTGACTGGGATGGCGTTCGGTGGCGGGACGCTGTACGTCGGCGGCGAACCGGTGTTCGCGCTCGACGCCGAAACGGGGGCCGTCCAGTTTGAACTCACCGAGGATGTCTTCCACCTCACGTACGGCGCGCCAATCGTTGTCGACGACGTGCTGTACGCCGGCATCTGCATCAAGGACGAGGCCGGCGCGATGTACGACAACTCCGTGCGCGCGTTCGTGTAG
- a CDS encoding glutathione S-transferase family protein produces the protein MGRMVDGEWRTEEEMIAHGESGEFEREETTFRDWVGEDVPAESGRYHLYVSYACPWAHRTLVTRAIKGLEDAVSVSVVDPVRFDQGWEFDPDKPGTSPDHLFGSDYLREVYAHADAEYTGRVTVPVLYDTEEDTIVNNESEEIMRMLDVAFNEYATRDVDLYPEGYQDEVDRLIEDIYDPINNGVYRAGFADSQRAYDNAVDDLFEALAHYDDLLADQRYLAGDVLTEADVAMFTTLYRFDEVYHTHFKCNRKRIVDYDNLWPYLRELCQLPGVADTLHMDHVKQHYYRSHGHLNPKRLVPTGPNPDFFAPYDRDELPGGPPADLQE, from the coding sequence ATGGGGCGCATGGTGGACGGCGAGTGGCGCACCGAGGAGGAGATGATAGCACACGGCGAGAGCGGCGAGTTCGAGCGCGAGGAGACGACGTTCCGCGACTGGGTGGGCGAGGACGTCCCCGCCGAGTCCGGGCGCTACCACCTCTACGTCTCCTACGCGTGCCCGTGGGCGCACCGCACGCTGGTCACGCGAGCGATCAAGGGCCTCGAAGACGCGGTCTCGGTGAGCGTCGTCGACCCCGTCCGGTTCGACCAGGGCTGGGAGTTCGACCCCGACAAGCCCGGAACCTCTCCCGACCACCTCTTCGGCTCGGATTATCTCCGGGAGGTGTACGCGCACGCCGACGCCGAGTACACGGGCCGCGTCACGGTGCCCGTCCTCTACGACACCGAGGAAGACACCATCGTGAACAACGAGAGCGAGGAGATAATGCGGATGCTCGACGTCGCCTTCAACGAGTACGCCACCCGGGACGTGGACCTCTACCCCGAGGGCTATCAGGACGAGGTCGACCGGCTCATCGAGGACATATACGACCCCATCAACAACGGCGTCTACCGCGCGGGGTTCGCGGACAGCCAGCGCGCGTACGACAACGCCGTCGACGACCTCTTCGAGGCGCTCGCGCACTACGACGACCTCCTCGCCGACCAGCGCTACCTCGCGGGCGACGTGCTCACGGAGGCCGACGTCGCGATGTTCACGACGCTGTACCGCTTCGACGAGGTCTACCACACGCATTTCAAGTGCAACCGCAAGCGCATCGTCGACTACGACAACCTCTGGCCGTACCTCCGCGAGCTCTGCCAGCTTCCCGGCGTCGCGGACACCCTGCACATGGACCACGTCAAGCAGCACTACTACCGCAGTCACGGCCACCTCAATCCAAAACGGCTCGTTCCCACCGGCCCGAATCCGGACTTCTTCGCGCCCTACGACCGCGACGAACTCCCGGGCGGCCCGCCCGCTGACCTGCAGGAGTAG